In Amyelois transitella isolate CPQ chromosome 5, ilAmyTran1.1, whole genome shotgun sequence, one DNA window encodes the following:
- the LOC106142287 gene encoding germinal-center associated nuclear protein has product MSSYLDYYCKNIEASNDTGNFIKGICYTMCPQDEVKLREQNHMVHILEVSGPVKKMVKSYSRSAADSNLSKPHLLRPYNVLKETVDYLLLEVTKRCDVSMCLIYDFINDRLRAVRQDITIQRLPPEQCVNLLEPMIRFYVYYGYRLCEYPACDFDPVLNKKYLLECLKWFLSCCDHLQVSESSAQINELSGFLSKMELKARNGKNLTCDRALMEALYILCNLDDVHPLYRYLKLPADIKSNSTMQLSYKIAMAHLKGNFVRVSKQMKKLCPLTYCALFIHLPAIQRHALQVLTVAYSSKQLSVPIDILRRWLWFDSSGAASDVCTHYGLRASGGAVQLFKGDFKTDIVIHQPKKHLLHDEKLNMNVEHIFTYSSL; this is encoded by the exons atgtcttcCTATTTAGATTACTattgcaaaaatattgaagCGAGCAATGACACCGGAAACTTTATAAAGGGCATCTGTTACACCATGTGTCCTCAAGACGAAGTGAaact GCGAGAACAAAACCATATGGTGCATATATTGGAGGTGTCAGGCCCAGTGAAAAAAATGGTCAAAAGTTACAGTAGATCCGCGGCAGACTCCAATTTGTCCAAACCTCATCTGTTGCGGCCATACAACGTACTGAAAGAGACTGTTGATTATTTGTTGCTAGA AGTAACCAAACGTTGTGATGTGTCCATGTGCTTAATTTATGACTTTATAAATGACCGACTGAGAGCTGTGAGACAAGACATCACCATTCAAAGATTGCCTCCAGAACAATGTGTCAACTTGCTAGAGCCTATGATTCGATTCTATGTTTATTATGGTTATAG gttaTGTGAATACCCGGCTTGTGATTTTGATCCGGTTCTCAATAAGAAATACCTTTTGGAATGTTTAAAATGGTTCCTGAGTTGCTGTGACCACCTGCAAGTTTCCGAAAGCAGCGCGCAGATTAACGAGCTTAGTGGGTTTCTGTCCAAAATGGAACTGAAAGCCAGAAATGGGAAAAACCTGACGTGTGACAGAGCGCTGATGGAAGCTCTGTACATATTGTGTAATTTGGATGATGTTCATCCGTtgtatagatatttaaaactGCCTGCAGATATTAAAAG CAACTCAACAATGCAGCTGTCATACAAAATAGCTATGGCACATTTGAAGGGCAATTTCGTGAGAGTTAGCAAGCAAATGAAGAAACTGTGCCCCCTGACATATTGTGCCTTATTCATTCACTTACCAGCTATTCAAag acatgCCCTCCAAGTACTGACAGTCGCCTATAGCAGCAAGCAGTTATCTGTGCCCATAGACATCTTGCGTCGTTGGCTATGGTTTGACAGCTCGGGCGCTGCATCCGATGTTTGCACACACTATGGTTTGAGGGCCAGTGGGGGAGCGGTCCAGTTGTTCAAGGGAGACTTTAAGACTGATATAGTTATT CATCAACCGAAGAAGCATCTTCTGCACGATgagaaattaaatatgaatgtagaacatatttttacatactctAGTTTGTAG
- the LOC106142276 gene encoding 2-oxoglutarate dehydrogenase, mitochondrial, producing MSVFRPITLMKISQRTVQQWNPASVLTLQSQLSSRAESFLTGDSANFLEAQYLDWAKSKGAIDSSWDGFYDSVAGPALKIEDLQDDFSPSTVKSKPKEKGKSEDKEKIKLQMAVQNLVRSYQARGHLLAKTDPLSISMAARFLVKSKAKPDTKGLECQIVARELGTILCEKHMDMTFELPDRTCIGGNETSLTLREIVARLERTYCGSIGVEYMHCYDLDSLQFIREKMEHPTAFDKTAEEKRLIMRRLTKAVFLEKYFATKWPAEKRFGLEGGESMIVMLEEIVDTSTRLGVQSIVMAMQHRGRLNMLVNVCRKQLTDIFAQFKPMEPKEPGSGDIKYHLGTYIHRFIRRTNKYIKVSMSCNPSHLEVVSPVVVGKTRAEQFWKGDSNGDKIMSIIMHGDAAFSGQGVVYETFTMSNLPSFTTHGSIHIVCNNQIGYTTDPRFARSSPYCSDIAKCVDAPILHVNSDDAEAVAHVARVAISYRCEFKKDVVIDFVCYRRFGHSEEDEPMFTQPFMYKKIKTMTTVDKIYEAKLKAEGVITDADIKQWEKEYMDTLNKHFELAKKVTKLSIMDWIDTPWTGFFEAKDPKKIEETGICEATISTISQHFCKPPELWAFELHKGLGRILQNREKMVKEGVADWAMGEALAYGSLLRDGVHIRFTGEDVERGTMAHRHHVYHHQGVDGATYRVFDQLYPDQAIYSLHNSALSEFGILGFEVGYSYSSPNLLTIWEAQYGDFADTAQPVFDTFIANGESKWVAQSGLVVQLPHGIDGAGPEHSSGRVERYLQQADDDEDIIPDLDDPEFVVKQLRACNWIVMNLTTPANYFHMIRRQLAMPFRKPVILMTPKVGLKHPYYRSNFKDFKLGTCFQRAIPESGPASQKPECVQKLLFCSGKVAITIDELRKEKKLEDKIAMCRIEQLYPFPYDLVLREYCKYEKAKVFFCQEEHKNQGPWPFCGVRISNLLGRKIGCISRPSSSASATGIKWIHAKELKELKDKIIAL from the exons ATGTCTGTATTTCGACCTATAACTTTGATGAAGATATCTCAGAGAACTGTCCAACAATGGAATCCAGCC AGCGTCCTGACGCTTCAGTCGCAGCTGTCGTCGCGGGCCGAGTCCTTCTTGACCGGAGACAGCGCCAACTTTCTGGAAGCCCAGTACCTGGACTGGGCTAAGTCTAAGGGCGCAATTGATTCT TCGTGGGACGGGTTTTACGACAGCGTGGCCGGTCCGGCATTGAAGATAGAAGACCTTCAGGATGATTTCAGCCCTTCTACTGTCA AATCAAAACCAAAGGAGAAAGGAAAATCTGAAGACAAAGAGAAAATTAAGCTTCAAATGGCGGTGCAGAACTTAGTCAGAAGTTACCAG GCTCGAGGCCACCTCCTGGCCAAAACGGACCCACTCTCCATCAGCATGGCCGCCCGCTTCCTGGTCAAGTCGAAGGCGAAGCCGGACACCAAGGGGCTGGAGTGCCAGATCGTAGCGCGTGAATTGGGAACTATTCTTT gtGAGAAACACATGGACATGACCTTCGAGCTACCAGACAGGACGTGTATTGGCGGCAATGAGACCTCGCTGACGCTCAG GGAAATCGTCGCCCGTCTAGAGCGGACTTACTGCGGCTCGATCGGAGTCGAGTACATGCACTGTTACGACCTGGATTCGTTGCAGTTCATCAGGGAGAAGATGGAACACCCCACCGCCTTCGACAAGACAGCGGAGGAGAAGAGGCTCATCATGAGGCGGCTCACGAAGGCTgtttt ccTAGAGAAATACTTCGCAACCAAATGGCCCGCTGAGAAGAGATTCGGCCTGGAGGGCGGTGAAAGTATGATCGTGATGCTGGAGGAGATCGTGGACACGAGCACTAGACTCGGGGTGCAGTCCATCGTCATGGCCATGCAGCATCGAG GTCGTCTCAACATGTTGGTGAACGTGTGTAGGAAACAATTGACTGATATTTTCGCTCAGTTCAAACCAATGGAACCGAAAGAACCT GGTTCCGGTGACATCAAGTACCACTTGGGTACTTACATCCACCGCTTCATCCGTAGAACTAACAAGTACATAAAGGTGTCGATGAGCTGCAATCCGTCTCATTTGGAGGTGGTGTCTCCGGTCGTGGTGGGGAAAACCAGGGCCGAACAGTTCTGGAAGGGGGATAGTAATGGCGATAAG ATCATGTCTATCATCATGCACGGCGACGCGGCCTTCAGCGGCCAAGGTGTGGTGTACGAGACCTTCACGATGAGCAACCTGCCCAGCTTCACCACCCACGGCAGCATCCACATTGTGTGTAACAACCAGATAGGATACACCACCGACCCTCGCTTCGCCAGGAGCTCTCCTTACTGCTCAG ATATAGCGAAATGCGTGGACGCGCCCATTCTCCACGTGAACAGCGATGATGCAGAAGCGGTGGCGCACGTAGCTCGAGTGGCCATCAGTTACCGCTGCGAGTTCAAGAAGGACGTGGTGATAGACTTCGTGTGCTACCGCCGGTTCGGCCACAGCGAGGAGGACGAGCCGATGTTCACCCAGCCCTTCATGTATAAGAAGATCAAGACTATGACCACTG TGGACAAGATATACGAAGCAAAGCTGAAGGCGGAGGGTGTGATAACCGACGCGGACATCAAGCAGTGGGAGAAGGAGTACATGGACACGCTGAACAAGCACTTCGAGCTGGCGAAGAAGGTCACCAAGCTCAGCATCATGGACTGGATCGACACGCCCTGGACTGGCTTCTTTGAGGCCAAAGACCCTAAGAAG ATCGAGGAGACTGGCATATGCGAAGCGACAATATCCACGATCTCGCAGCACTTCTGCAAGCCGCCGGAACTTTGGGCGTTCGAGCTACACAAAGGACTCGGCAGGATCCTGCAGAACAGAGAAAAGATG GTAAAAGAGGGTGTAGCGGACTGGGCCATGGGTGAAGCCCTGGCATACGGTTCTCTGCTACGAGACGGCGTCCACATCAGGTTCACTGGTGAGGACGTTGAGAGAGGCACCATGGCTCATAG GCACCACGTATACCATCACCAGGGGGTAGATGGCGCCACCTACCGCGTCTTCGACCAGTTGTACCCGGACCAGGCCATTTACAGTCTGCACAACAGCGCCCTCAGCGAGTTTG GCATCCTCGGTTTCGAAGTGGGCTACTCTTACTCGAGTCCGAACCTGCTTACGATATGGGAGGCGCAGTACGGTGACTTTGCGGACACGGCGCAGCCCGTGTTCGACACGTTCATCGCGAACGGCGAGAGCAAGTGGGTCGCGCAGTCCGGTCTCGTGGTGCAACTGCCCCACGggatagatggcgct GGCCCAGAGCATTCGTCTGGGCGAGTGGAGCGTTACCTCCAACAAGCTGACGATGACGAGGACATCATACCGGATCTGGACGACCCCGAATTTGTGG TGAAACAGCTCCGAGCTTGCAACTGGATCGTCATGAACCTGACGACGCCAGCGAACTACTTCCACATGATCCGGCGGCAGCTCGCCATGCCCTTCAGGAAGCCGGTCATTCTGATGACGCCCAAGGTCGGCTTGAAACATCCCTACTACAGGTccaatttcaaagatttcaagCTGGGAACCTGCTTTCAGAG GGCGATTCCAGAAAGCGGGCCGGCGTCGCAGAAGCCTGAATGCGTGCAAAAACTACTATTCTGTTCGGGAAAAGTGGCCATCACCATCGACGAACTGCGCAAAGAGAAGAAGCTGGAGGACAAAATAGCAATGTGTCGTATTGAGCAACTGTACCCGTTCCCCTACGACCTGGTGCTGCGCGAATATTGCAAATACGAGAAGGCCAAGGTCTTCTTCTGTCAGGAGGAGCATAAAAATCAGGGCCCGTGGCCGTTTTGCGGCGTTCGAATTTCGAATTTGCTCGGGAGGAAAATTgg GTGCATTTCACGTCCGTCGAGCTCAGCATCCGCGACTGGCATCAAATGGATCCACGCGAAGGAACTGAAAGAACTTAAAGATAAGATCATTGCGTTGTGA